One region of Intestinimonas massiliensis (ex Afouda et al. 2020) genomic DNA includes:
- a CDS encoding LysR family transcriptional regulator, whose product MDSRDCQFLIDLYEMKSITKVAQKYYLSQPAMTKRLQRLEEEFGCTILLRRKKGVSFTAVGEQVLPYCRSMLRLNQEMMGTINRHQGIVGGSLSILCSLSYSYYRLPWALKLYCQRYPMVGVTVQAGQSGPLYYQFLKNESCIAILRGERAWGDGRIRLDSEPLCLVCSHENASRALKDYSYIASHTDQAVVSQIERWALEQNLPLYNTKLSVNNINCCKEMARLGLGWSVLPRTCLDDFDGTVRPLCFQDGSPLKRDTYVLYHSSYHELQQVRLFLDTLVESERLHHHP is encoded by the coding sequence GTGGACAGCCGCGACTGCCAGTTTCTCATTGACCTATACGAAATGAAGAGTATCACCAAGGTAGCTCAGAAATACTACTTGTCCCAGCCCGCCATGACCAAACGTCTACAGCGGCTGGAGGAAGAGTTCGGCTGCACGATCCTGCTGCGCCGCAAAAAGGGGGTCTCCTTCACCGCCGTCGGGGAGCAGGTGCTGCCCTACTGCCGCAGTATGCTGCGGCTCAACCAGGAGATGATGGGAACCATCAACCGCCACCAGGGCATCGTGGGCGGCTCCCTGTCCATCCTGTGCTCTCTTTCCTACTCCTATTACCGGCTTCCTTGGGCGTTGAAACTCTACTGCCAGCGCTATCCCATGGTGGGAGTCACCGTCCAGGCTGGGCAGAGCGGCCCCCTCTACTACCAGTTCCTGAAAAATGAGAGTTGCATTGCCATCCTGCGAGGGGAGCGGGCCTGGGGCGACGGCCGAATCCGCCTGGACTCTGAACCACTCTGCCTGGTGTGCAGTCACGAGAACGCCAGCCGCGCCCTGAAAGATTACAGCTATATCGCCAGCCACACCGACCAGGCTGTAGTCTCCCAGATTGAGCGCTGGGCCTTGGAGCAGAACCTGCCCCTATACAACACCAAGCTCTCGGTTAATAACATCAACTGCTGCAAGGAGATGGCCCGGTTGGGGCTGGGTTGGTCCGTCCTGCCTCGCACCTGCCTGGATGACTTTGATGGCACTGTGCGGCCCCTCTGCTTCCAGGACGGCTCTCCTCTGAAGCGGGATACCTATGTGCTCTATCATAGCTCCTATCATGAACTGCAACAGGTGCGGCTTTTTCTGGACACCTTGGTGGAAAGTGAGCGTCTCCACCATCATCCCTGA
- a CDS encoding AbrB family transcriptional regulator: protein MSHLLLTLGAGAVLGLAFLRLKVPGGMMVGAMVGVAAFNIGTGLAYMPATARLAAQITAGAFIGASVEKRDLRRMPKLIKPALILLGGMLILNLAMGPVIHALSGLDWMTSFFCAVPGGISDTPIIAADMGADAGDVALAQFSRLVAGIGIFPSLILAMTQHDPQGEEGAHQAGAADRQKAPASVALTIVVAAVCGFIGKRSGVPVGALLFAMLGVIALKLLTDRAAVPLWLKRLAQLLSGAYIGSSMGLADLLEMWVLLLPIVLLVLAYLLNCLVISTLLHRFCGIRRREAMLAATPAGANDMALISGDLGVHSQDLNVLQIIRMIVVVSVFPQIVRLVVSLLEGTCP, encoded by the coding sequence ATGTCTCATCTTCTCCTGACGTTGGGGGCGGGGGCTGTCCTGGGCTTGGCCTTTCTTCGTCTCAAGGTACCCGGCGGTATGATGGTGGGGGCCATGGTGGGCGTGGCAGCCTTCAACATCGGTACCGGGCTGGCCTATATGCCCGCCACCGCCCGTCTGGCAGCGCAGATCACCGCCGGTGCCTTTATCGGCGCCTCTGTGGAAAAGCGTGATCTACGGCGTATGCCTAAGCTGATCAAGCCTGCCCTGATTTTGCTGGGCGGCATGCTGATCCTAAACCTGGCCATGGGGCCTGTGATCCATGCACTCAGCGGACTGGATTGGATGACCTCCTTTTTTTGCGCCGTGCCAGGCGGAATAAGCGACACCCCCATCATTGCCGCCGATATGGGGGCCGATGCGGGCGATGTGGCCCTGGCCCAATTTTCCCGTCTGGTGGCAGGCATCGGCATCTTTCCATCCCTCATCCTAGCCATGACACAGCATGATCCACAGGGGGAAGAGGGCGCGCATCAGGCCGGGGCGGCTGACCGGCAGAAGGCCCCCGCCTCGGTGGCGCTGACCATCGTGGTGGCGGCTGTCTGTGGCTTCATCGGCAAGCGCTCCGGCGTACCGGTGGGTGCCCTGCTCTTTGCCATGCTGGGTGTTATCGCCCTCAAGCTGCTGACCGACCGTGCCGCCGTCCCCCTATGGCTCAAGCGGCTGGCCCAGCTTCTCTCCGGAGCTTATATTGGCTCCAGCATGGGTCTGGCCGACCTGCTGGAGATGTGGGTACTGCTTCTGCCCATCGTCCTGCTGGTGCTGGCTTATCTGCTCAACTGCTTGGTGATCAGTACCTTGCTTCATCGCTTCTGCGGAATCCGCCGCCGGGAGGCCATGCTGGCCGCCACCCCCGCCGGGGCCAATGACATGGCGCTGATCTCAGGAGACCTAGGGGTCCATAGCCAAGACCTGAACGTCCTGCAGATCATTCGCATGATCGTCGTCGTATCGGTCTTTCCCCAGATCGTCCGTCTGGTAGTCTCTCTGTTGGAGGGCACCTGTCCGTAA
- the spoIVB gene encoding SpoIVB peptidase: MNEEQHFMPWAGELLQAVRAAAVCLLAGLLVLSVTGRARAVGPGGEEARTTAALETGERMVVPLGRAVGIKMFSDGVLVVGLSEITGEAGSCAPAKDCGLRQGDIITHINDTQVDTIEQVQSVLQGLEGDRMSIRAIRGDKQMQLTAQAVKCSTDGAYKLGAWIRDSMAGIGTLTFYDPETGAFGALGHGINDVDTALLMPLESGSIMYATVADVKKGESGSPGELHGAFQVDRDMGELYANTGSGVFGTLTDDSLTDGLRPVPVAARREVKLGGATILSNIAGDTVEEYAVEITKVYPGSGGDTRELMVKVTDPRLLEATGGIVQGMSGSPILQNGKLVGAVTHVLVNNPTEGYGILAETMLAQTPQTLEAKVS, translated from the coding sequence ATGAATGAGGAACAACACTTTATGCCCTGGGCCGGCGAGCTTCTCCAGGCGGTTCGGGCGGCGGCAGTGTGCCTGCTGGCCGGGCTGCTGGTGCTGAGTGTCACCGGCCGGGCCAGAGCGGTTGGACCCGGCGGCGAAGAGGCCCGGACCACGGCGGCTTTGGAGACCGGGGAGCGGATGGTGGTGCCGCTGGGTCGGGCGGTGGGCATCAAGATGTTCTCCGACGGCGTACTGGTGGTAGGGCTGTCGGAGATCACCGGCGAGGCGGGAAGCTGCGCGCCCGCCAAGGACTGCGGTCTGCGCCAGGGTGATATCATCACCCACATCAACGATACCCAGGTGGACACCATTGAACAGGTACAGTCTGTGCTCCAGGGCCTGGAGGGGGATCGGATGAGCATCCGGGCCATCCGGGGGGACAAGCAGATGCAGCTCACCGCCCAGGCCGTCAAATGCAGTACCGACGGCGCCTATAAGCTGGGGGCGTGGATTCGGGATTCCATGGCCGGAATCGGCACCCTCACCTTTTATGACCCGGAGACCGGCGCCTTCGGCGCGCTGGGCCACGGCATCAATGACGTGGACACCGCTTTGCTGATGCCTCTGGAATCCGGCTCCATCATGTATGCCACGGTGGCCGACGTGAAGAAAGGAGAGTCCGGTTCCCCGGGAGAGCTCCACGGGGCCTTCCAGGTGGACCGGGACATGGGCGAGCTGTATGCCAATACCGGCAGCGGAGTCTTTGGCACCCTTACGGACGACAGCCTGACGGACGGCCTCCGGCCGGTCCCCGTGGCGGCCCGGAGGGAAGTCAAGCTGGGCGGCGCCACCATCCTGTCCAACATCGCCGGCGACACGGTAGAGGAGTATGCGGTAGAGATCACCAAGGTCTATCCCGGCAGTGGAGGCGATACCCGGGAGCTGATGGTTAAGGTCACCGATCCCAGGCTGCTGGAAGCCACCGGCGGCATTGTCCAAGGGATGAGCGGCAGCCCCATCCTCCAGAACGGCAAGCTGGTGGGGGCGGTCACCCACGTTCTGGTCAACAACCCCACCGAGGGCTACGGCATCCTGGCGGAGACCATGCTGGCGCAGACGCCGCAGACTCTGGAGGCCAAGGTCTCCTGA
- a CDS encoding amidohydrolase: MRKPDVAYVNGKVYTVDPNFSVATAFCLSDDRFVAVGTDQEIRALCTPETRVVDLHGQVVLPGLIDSHLHINNTGAMKLELNVVAKQRREIVDMVAQAYQTIRPGEWIVGRGWLNDEWPDSSFPTKEELDAVAPDVPVYLKRACGHAAWVNSKAFEAVGVTDATPDPVGGEYLRKPDGTLLGVVTDQAQDPFNKAIPPYNKEQLQKIVLLAQESFFAAGLTTVHDAGTAEEWIQAWEELYQRRELKLRIYASMRVIGRPSYEELLHGSMEYFKKGLRIGMYGNRLTARAYKISGDGSLGARSAWMLDDYDDRPGHKGNGKWTDEQLYNVLYQARRAGFQIWYHAIGDAANRQCLNTYERLLRELPDPDARLRIEHAQIIAPEDIPRFKKLGVIPTHQTVFLRTDKKVADTRLGPQRIKGAYAWRTLIDQGNVVPNGTDSPVESYNPFLSMYCAVTRMDERGQPEGGWYPQEAMTREEALRSYTVWGAYAGFEEHLKGSIEAGKLADFVVIDRDYLACPAEEIKDIQVLQTVVGGETVYQRG; this comes from the coding sequence ATGCGAAAACCTGATGTGGCCTATGTGAACGGGAAGGTCTATACCGTCGATCCAAATTTCTCTGTTGCCACCGCCTTCTGCCTCTCGGACGACCGCTTTGTGGCCGTGGGTACCGACCAGGAGATCCGGGCGCTGTGCACTCCTGAAACCCGGGTGGTGGACCTGCACGGCCAGGTGGTCCTGCCCGGTCTGATCGACTCCCACCTCCACATCAACAACACCGGCGCCATGAAGCTGGAGCTGAACGTGGTGGCCAAGCAGCGGCGGGAGATTGTGGACATGGTAGCTCAGGCCTACCAGACCATCAGGCCCGGGGAGTGGATCGTGGGCCGGGGCTGGCTGAACGACGAGTGGCCGGACTCCTCCTTCCCCACCAAGGAGGAGTTGGACGCCGTGGCGCCGGACGTACCCGTCTACCTGAAGCGGGCCTGCGGCCACGCCGCCTGGGTGAACAGCAAGGCCTTCGAGGCGGTGGGCGTCACCGACGCCACCCCCGACCCGGTGGGCGGCGAGTACCTGCGCAAGCCGGACGGGACCCTGCTGGGTGTGGTCACCGACCAGGCTCAGGACCCCTTCAACAAGGCCATCCCCCCCTACAACAAAGAGCAGCTCCAGAAGATCGTGCTACTGGCCCAGGAGAGCTTCTTCGCCGCCGGTCTGACCACCGTCCACGACGCCGGTACCGCCGAGGAGTGGATCCAGGCTTGGGAAGAGCTCTACCAGCGCCGGGAACTCAAGTTGCGCATCTATGCCAGCATGCGGGTCATCGGCCGGCCCAGCTACGAGGAGCTCCTCCACGGCTCCATGGAGTATTTCAAAAAGGGCCTGCGCATCGGGATGTACGGCAACCGGCTCACCGCCCGGGCCTACAAGATTTCGGGCGACGGCTCTCTGGGTGCCCGCAGCGCCTGGATGTTGGACGACTACGACGACCGGCCCGGCCACAAGGGCAACGGCAAGTGGACCGACGAGCAGCTCTACAACGTGCTCTATCAGGCCCGCCGGGCCGGCTTTCAGATTTGGTATCACGCCATTGGCGACGCGGCCAACCGCCAGTGCCTGAACACCTACGAGCGGCTGCTGCGGGAGCTGCCCGACCCAGACGCCCGCCTGCGCATCGAGCACGCCCAGATTATCGCGCCCGAGGACATCCCCCGGTTCAAGAAGCTGGGCGTCATCCCCACGCACCAGACCGTGTTCCTGCGCACCGACAAAAAGGTGGCGGATACCCGCCTGGGCCCCCAGCGCATCAAGGGCGCCTATGCTTGGCGGACCCTGATCGATCAGGGTAACGTGGTGCCCAACGGCACCGATTCCCCGGTGGAAAGCTATAACCCCTTTCTGAGCATGTACTGCGCCGTCACCCGCATGGATGAGCGCGGGCAGCCGGAGGGCGGCTGGTACCCCCAGGAGGCTATGACCCGGGAGGAGGCCCTGCGCTCCTACACTGTATGGGGTGCTTACGCCGGTTTTGAAGAGCATCTGAAGGGCAGCATCGAGGCCGGAAAGCTGGCGGACTTTGTGGTCATCGACCGGGACTACCTGGCCTGTCCTGC
- a CDS encoding LysR family transcriptional regulator — protein MDFNKVHYMIAVAELKSFSKAAEKCFISQPALTRCIKNMEEELGVKLFDRSCSPIRLTYAGERYLAGMREILAMKGRLDQEMAEIAAAKKDRLVLGMASTRCHTWLPRILPAFKAENPGVEVQLVEGNSLTLEQMLTKETIDIFFIGTQPVLTEGVGFIHLCDEEMTEVVSRLHPVLAGLKLPANQPNVLQYLPPKLLDRLPFFSATPSQGTYYLAHRLFEQYRLQPEVVMEIINTTTAYRLASRGKGFAIAPVSVTFEEQFDPAPLFCSIEEKPTVRSMGMLYKKNRKLSPAALRFIEMARREIPKFVDTHIPRFQVRHDIDFSAAL, from the coding sequence ATGGATTTTAACAAGGTGCATTACATGATCGCGGTAGCTGAGCTCAAGAGTTTTTCCAAAGCTGCGGAGAAGTGTTTTATCTCTCAGCCGGCGCTGACCCGCTGTATCAAGAACATGGAGGAAGAGTTGGGGGTTAAGCTGTTCGACCGCTCGTGTTCCCCCATTCGGCTGACTTATGCCGGGGAGCGCTATTTGGCCGGTATGCGGGAGATCTTGGCCATGAAGGGGCGGCTGGACCAGGAAATGGCCGAGATTGCCGCCGCCAAAAAGGACCGGCTCGTCCTGGGCATGGCCTCCACCCGCTGCCACACCTGGCTGCCACGTATCCTACCCGCGTTCAAAGCGGAGAATCCAGGGGTAGAGGTCCAGCTCGTAGAGGGCAACAGCCTGACCTTGGAGCAGATGCTCACCAAAGAGACTATCGACATTTTTTTCATTGGAACCCAACCGGTGCTGACCGAGGGGGTGGGCTTCATTCACCTGTGCGACGAGGAGATGACCGAGGTAGTCAGCCGTCTGCACCCCGTTTTGGCTGGGCTGAAGCTGCCGGCCAACCAGCCTAATGTGCTCCAGTACCTGCCGCCCAAACTCCTGGATCGGCTGCCCTTCTTTTCGGCTACCCCCTCTCAGGGAACCTACTACCTGGCCCACCGCCTGTTCGAGCAGTACCGACTCCAGCCTGAGGTGGTGATGGAGATTATCAATACCACAACCGCTTACCGCCTGGCCTCCCGGGGAAAAGGCTTCGCCATTGCCCCAGTCTCGGTCACTTTTGAGGAGCAGTTCGACCCCGCCCCCCTGTTCTGCTCCATCGAGGAGAAGCCCACCGTGCGCTCTATGGGGATGCTGTATAAGAAAAACCGGAAGCTCTCCCCAGCGGCGCTGAGATTCATTGAAATGGCCCGGCGTGAGATTCCCAAGTTTGTGGATACCCACATCCCCCGGTTTCAGGTGCGCCACGACATTGATTTTTCCGCAGCGCTGTGA
- a CDS encoding DUF6512 family protein, protein MRKHSKKCLITFVAVTLLGACLHFVYAIFPNPVVAIFSPINESLWEHLKILFWPYLLGFLYLTRGGEQGCRIPWMLSALALCAVMLAASYVYHILLLGEAPAVDVALYVLLMAAGFLLLPGLFQAAAGRRGLREAVTLAFLTLGALLVLFTFLPPDQVLFADLSGVNTFATIPY, encoded by the coding sequence GTGCGGAAGCATTCCAAAAAATGCCTGATTACCTTTGTCGCGGTGACATTGCTCGGCGCCTGCCTGCATTTTGTCTACGCTATCTTTCCCAACCCCGTCGTCGCCATCTTCTCTCCCATCAACGAAAGTTTATGGGAACATTTGAAAATTTTGTTTTGGCCCTATCTCCTGGGTTTCCTCTATCTCACCCGCGGCGGCGAGCAGGGCTGCCGCATCCCCTGGATGCTGTCCGCGCTGGCGCTCTGCGCCGTCATGCTGGCGGCGAGCTATGTCTATCACATACTCCTCCTGGGCGAGGCGCCGGCGGTCGATGTCGCCCTCTATGTGCTGCTGATGGCGGCAGGATTTCTTCTGCTCCCCGGTCTCTTTCAGGCTGCGGCCGGCCGCCGGGGCCTGCGGGAAGCCGTTACCCTGGCCTTCCTGACACTGGGAGCCCTGCTGGTACTCTTCACCTTCCTGCCGCCGGATCAGGTGCTCTTTGCGGACCTCTCCGGGGTCAATACCTTCGCCACCATTCCCTACTGA